From the genome of Muricauda sp. SCSIO 64092, one region includes:
- a CDS encoding family 16 glycoside hydrolase, whose product MKSLIIGNGLMALLVGISAFGQSTKGAVPMHIQNWELVERDTTVFETFDGRETMLLNGEAILKNENFVNGTIELEIYANDNRSFAGIIFRKQEDTMEEVLIRCHKSNQVDAMQYTPIFHKETNWQLYREYQAKVAFKKKGWNKLKLVVLGPSATVFLNDEEAFSIDRLRTSNKDGEIGIFSLYANRFSNFKFSKSNSNYGVNPIPGNKNTNPSIVRKWYLSEGFPFQKENFSLERALDLPDKEVHTESSGLLPISKYVRRKSAGRFENNREYAAIVSKNIEVDKDTIRRFSFDFSDRVTVYLNKKPIFSGNNAFRVKGPQHTGHLDIDTNVLHLNLKEGNNTLHCLVIDKANGWGFMGKLD is encoded by the coding sequence ATGAAATCATTGATTATTGGCAACGGTTTAATGGCACTATTGGTCGGCATTTCTGCCTTCGGCCAGTCCACCAAAGGGGCAGTTCCCATGCATATCCAAAATTGGGAGCTAGTTGAAAGGGATACTACAGTTTTTGAAACTTTTGATGGAAGGGAAACCATGTTACTCAACGGTGAGGCCATCCTAAAAAACGAAAACTTTGTAAACGGCACCATAGAATTGGAGATATATGCCAATGACAACAGAAGCTTTGCCGGTATCATCTTTAGAAAACAGGAAGATACCATGGAGGAAGTCCTGATTCGCTGTCACAAATCAAACCAAGTTGATGCCATGCAGTACACCCCTATTTTCCATAAAGAGACCAACTGGCAACTGTATAGGGAATATCAAGCCAAAGTAGCATTCAAGAAAAAGGGTTGGAACAAGCTCAAGTTGGTGGTTTTGGGGCCTAGCGCCACGGTATTTTTAAATGATGAGGAAGCCTTCTCCATTGACCGTTTGCGGACATCGAACAAAGACGGTGAAATAGGGATATTTTCATTATACGCCAATCGGTTTTCAAATTTTAAGTTTTCAAAATCGAATAGCAATTATGGGGTCAACCCAATACCAGGGAACAAAAACACTAATCCCAGTATTGTAAGGAAGTGGTACTTATCCGAAGGGTTTCCATTCCAAAAAGAAAATTTCTCATTGGAAAGGGCGCTCGACCTGCCGGATAAGGAAGTGCATACCGAAAGTTCGGGATTACTCCCCATTTCCAAGTACGTCAGAAGAAAATCCGCCGGTAGGTTTGAAAACAATAGGGAATATGCTGCCATCGTTTCCAAAAATATTGAAGTTGACAAAGACACCATACGGCGTTTTTCGTTCGACTTTAGTGATCGGGTGACGGTCTATTTGAACAAGAAACCCATCTTCTCGGGAAACAATGCTTTCCGAGTGAAAGGACCACAGCATACGGGCCATCTGGATATCGACACCAACGTGCTGCACCTCAACCTTAAAGAAGGTAACAATACATTGCATTGCTTGGTCATTGACAAGGCCAATGGGTGGGGATTTATGGGAAAATTGGATTGA
- a CDS encoding DUF4249 domain-containing protein gives MEALVGYMDNSLTIASILLLTYSCTEPFEFEAEGFENVLIIDASITDEVKTQEVFLSRSFVSNETAVQESGAIVSIRDDSGAEYQFQEAEPGLYRSTVDFGAVEGRDYSLQVRTNDGDAYSSTMETLPPKAEINRLEVVRTTNERGIDGVAILANAMGPGGEVGYYRYEYEETYRIVSPFITFAELVVVSEEPPLLELSPIDREQRICYNTEVSNVIAITDTEGFSENRVSDFQVRFIPQDDEIIASRYSILVRQYTQSREAHVFYETLQEFSGIENLFTQTQPGFINGNISPDNDSGERVLGFFEVTSVTSERVFFSFEDIFPNEVPFSPFCEIRTIDSRDPSLFNLITSNRWRFLSILPTDSDVILIYEIAPARCVDCSVFNTTVEPDFWED, from the coding sequence ATGGAGGCATTGGTAGGATATATGGATAATAGTTTAACGATTGCAAGTATTCTCCTGTTGACCTACAGTTGCACGGAGCCTTTTGAATTTGAGGCAGAAGGGTTTGAAAATGTCTTAATAATTGATGCAAGTATAACGGATGAGGTAAAGACACAAGAGGTGTTTTTGTCCCGTTCGTTCGTCTCGAATGAAACCGCTGTTCAAGAAAGTGGCGCCATAGTGAGCATTAGGGATGATAGTGGGGCCGAATATCAGTTCCAGGAAGCAGAACCGGGTCTGTATAGGTCCACTGTCGATTTCGGAGCCGTAGAAGGGCGGGATTATAGCCTGCAGGTGAGGACGAATGATGGGGATGCGTATTCTTCCACTATGGAGACACTTCCCCCCAAAGCGGAGATAAATAGACTTGAAGTGGTAAGAACCACCAATGAGAGGGGTATTGATGGTGTGGCGATATTGGCCAACGCTATGGGTCCGGGAGGAGAGGTCGGGTATTATAGATATGAGTATGAAGAGACCTACAGAATAGTTTCGCCTTTTATAACATTTGCGGAGTTGGTGGTCGTTTCCGAAGAACCACCCCTCCTTGAACTCAGTCCAATAGATCGGGAACAACGTATTTGCTACAATACAGAGGTATCAAATGTGATTGCGATAACCGATACGGAAGGTTTTTCGGAAAATAGGGTGAGTGATTTTCAAGTGAGGTTTATTCCACAAGACGACGAAATAATAGCGAGCAGGTACAGTATTTTGGTCAGACAGTATACGCAATCTAGGGAAGCGCATGTCTTTTATGAAACCTTGCAGGAATTTTCGGGTATTGAAAACCTGTTTACCCAAACCCAGCCTGGCTTTATCAATGGTAATATAAGCCCGGACAATGATTCTGGGGAAAGGGTATTGGGCTTTTTTGAGGTGACCTCGGTCACTTCAGAAAGGGTGTTCTTCAGTTTTGAGGATATTTTTCCCAATGAGGTTCCCTTCTCTCCCTTTTGTGAAATAAGGACCATAGATTCCAGGGATCCCTCCCTGTTCAATCTCATTACATCCAACAGGTGGAGATTTCTATCGATACTTCCCACGGACTCGGATGTCATACTGATATATGAAATTGCACCCGCCCGTTGTGTGGATTGCAGCGTGTTCAATACAACCGTTGAACCTGATTTTTGGGAAGATTAA
- a CDS encoding TonB-dependent receptor domain-containing protein — MGNRIVVYLMLIWGLYTSAQQNTDPISITFNDVTRVGVLEQLEDLTEYEFFYIPEWFNDELITGDYQEVSIEFLLGAIFEGGNINYFLIGDQKVVLTQNNSIYDQLPQGFFGRKEKTAITGTAVEKETSPVFYDDFISNERKRVETHRIGKENTDNIRENYTLSGFVKRMETGEPISNLAVVVKNQNRGTVTDNEGFYEIDLVAGVNMLQIKALGIENVEKRIIMYNDGTLNMELRESLQRLDEVTVTAEANKNVTDTSTGTEEIDVEASKNIPLVLGERDVLKVATSLPGISTAGEGAIGFNVRGGNADQNLILFDQAVIYNPQHFFGIFSALNPFAIGELNINKGNIPAEYGGRLSSVFDIKTKNGNTEEFAGEASIGPVTGNLLLEVPVVKEKSSLLVGGRGAYANWILRSLDDESLNNSEASFYDVMASYRHQFNEKNSLKATAYYSRDDFSISSDSLYIYSNRLVSLAWNRQFSEKTTGNLTLTNSEYGFNIEFDSDSDDDFDLGYAIMETTAKLNMNYLYSQKFRLNYGLEGKLYNVSPGSIEPLGDGSIVEPLDIDEERALESAVFLSGNYDVTDKLSIDAGIRYSFYAALGEASQRVFAEGNPRNEGTVIDTLNFDRNAVIETYGGPEFRFGARYLLTPDFSVKASYNNMIQYIHRLTNNTTVSPIDTWKLSDLNISPQRGRQFSLGFYKNFDRNTYELSLEGYYKRSNDILDFKTGAQLLLNENIATEVVQGKGKSYGIEFLVRKNSGKLNGWLGYTYSRSFIQFDSPFSEERINNGDFFPSNFDRPHDLSLVANYKLTKRFSLSTNFVYQTGRPVTVPVGNFNFNDAEFSLFSDRNSFRIPDFYRLDIGLNIEGNHKIKKFAHSFWTISVYNVLGRNNPFSVFFVTDDGQVQAVKSSIFTIPVPAITYNFRF; from the coding sequence ATGGGAAATCGCATAGTAGTGTATTTGATGTTGATATGGGGTCTTTACACCAGCGCCCAACAAAACACGGACCCGATTTCGATAACTTTTAATGATGTAACACGGGTAGGTGTTTTGGAGCAATTGGAAGACCTCACGGAATATGAGTTCTTTTATATTCCGGAATGGTTCAACGATGAACTCATTACGGGCGATTACCAGGAGGTATCCATAGAATTCCTGTTGGGGGCTATTTTTGAAGGCGGGAATATCAATTATTTTTTGATTGGGGATCAAAAGGTTGTGCTTACCCAAAACAACAGTATTTATGACCAATTGCCCCAAGGTTTTTTTGGAAGGAAAGAAAAAACGGCAATTACGGGGACCGCAGTGGAAAAAGAAACATCCCCGGTTTTTTACGATGATTTCATCTCCAACGAAAGGAAAAGGGTAGAGACCCATAGGATTGGAAAGGAGAATACGGATAACATTCGGGAAAACTATACATTATCCGGTTTTGTCAAAAGAATGGAAACGGGTGAACCCATCTCCAATTTGGCCGTAGTGGTAAAGAACCAAAATCGGGGTACCGTAACCGATAATGAGGGTTTCTACGAAATTGATTTAGTGGCCGGTGTCAATATGCTTCAAATCAAAGCCCTTGGCATTGAAAATGTTGAGAAGCGCATTATCATGTACAACGATGGTACGCTCAATATGGAACTCAGAGAAAGTCTGCAACGACTGGATGAAGTAACGGTGACGGCGGAAGCCAATAAAAACGTAACGGATACCAGTACGGGCACTGAAGAAATTGATGTTGAAGCGTCAAAGAACATACCTCTGGTCCTAGGGGAAAGGGATGTACTGAAAGTTGCCACTTCCCTACCAGGAATTTCCACGGCAGGGGAGGGTGCGATAGGTTTTAACGTAAGGGGAGGGAACGCCGACCAGAACCTCATACTTTTTGATCAGGCCGTGATATACAACCCACAACACTTTTTCGGCATTTTTTCGGCCTTGAATCCATTCGCCATTGGTGAGCTTAATATCAATAAGGGCAATATCCCCGCAGAATACGGAGGAAGGCTTTCTTCGGTATTCGACATCAAAACAAAAAATGGAAATACCGAAGAATTTGCTGGAGAGGCCTCAATTGGTCCAGTAACCGGTAATCTGTTATTGGAAGTTCCCGTGGTAAAGGAAAAGTCCTCACTTTTAGTAGGAGGCAGGGGAGCTTACGCCAATTGGATTTTAAGGTCATTGGATGACGAGTCATTGAACAACAGTGAGGCTTCCTTCTATGATGTCATGGCCAGCTATAGGCACCAATTTAATGAAAAAAATAGCCTTAAGGCCACGGCATATTACAGTAGGGATGATTTCAGTATCTCTTCCGACTCCCTATACATCTATTCCAACAGGCTCGTCTCTTTGGCATGGAATCGTCAATTCAGTGAGAAAACCACAGGGAACCTTACATTGACCAACAGTGAATACGGGTTCAACATTGAGTTTGACAGCGATTCCGATGATGATTTTGACTTAGGATATGCAATCATGGAAACCACGGCAAAGCTAAATATGAACTACTTGTATAGTCAAAAATTTAGACTCAACTACGGACTGGAGGGTAAACTATACAATGTATCACCTGGGAGCATTGAGCCTTTGGGCGACGGTTCCATTGTAGAACCTTTGGATATTGATGAGGAAAGGGCTTTGGAATCTGCTGTGTTCCTATCAGGGAACTATGATGTTACGGATAAGCTTTCCATAGATGCAGGTATCCGATATTCCTTTTATGCGGCATTGGGAGAAGCATCCCAACGGGTATTTGCCGAAGGGAACCCTAGAAATGAAGGGACCGTGATAGATACGTTGAACTTTGATAGGAATGCAGTTATCGAAACCTACGGTGGTCCGGAGTTTCGTTTTGGGGCAAGATACTTACTGACACCGGATTTTTCGGTGAAGGCCAGTTACAACAATATGATCCAATATATCCATAGGTTAACCAATAATACGACCGTTTCACCCATAGATACCTGGAAACTTTCGGATCTGAACATAAGCCCGCAACGTGGAAGGCAATTTTCCCTGGGATTCTATAAAAATTTTGATCGCAACACCTATGAGTTAAGCCTTGAAGGGTATTATAAAAGGAGTAATGACATTTTGGATTTTAAAACCGGGGCGCAACTTCTCCTAAATGAGAATATTGCAACGGAAGTTGTACAGGGAAAAGGGAAATCCTACGGAATTGAATTTCTGGTACGTAAAAACAGTGGAAAATTGAATGGATGGTTAGGGTACACCTATTCCCGTTCATTCATCCAATTTGACAGCCCTTTTTCGGAGGAACGAATCAATAATGGCGATTTTTTCCCCTCTAATTTTGACCGCCCGCACGACCTTAGTTTGGTAGCGAACTACAAGCTAACAAAGAGGTTTAGCCTTTCCACAAATTTTGTCTACCAAACCGGAAGGCCCGTAACCGTTCCGGTCGGTAATTTCAACTTTAATGACGCCGAATTTTCCTTGTTCAGCGACCGCAATAGCTTTAGGATCCCTGACTTTTACAGGCTTGATATTGGTCTTAATATCGAAGGAAACCATAAGATCAAAAAATTTGCCCATAGTTTTTGGACCATTTCTGTATATAACGTCCTGGGAAGAAACAACCCCTTCTCGGTCTTTTTTGTAACGGATGATGGTCAGGTCCAGGCGGTTAAAAGCTCTATTTTCACCATACCCGTACCGGCAATAACCTATAATTTCAGATTTTAA
- a CDS encoding L-2-amino-thiazoline-4-carboxylic acid hydrolase: MKYKSLIWIGIGYIVLKWSIIIGVAGYLYESGIWSNWYILFVPLIGLVLFGFVKKVFLKKAHFLGYRKSFYKILKYYYPQHYKSLYNQTEKKFEEISKDVSFAATSKNPMDKRLDFCAFFLGLIQVLEKNGESYPQIKAIAIGIAEDYVRPKNRIQAYVKKLPVKLIGTVPGRFLVGKLNKRIQTKGHEDGFRAHIVTDEKETFGLGYGINISECGICKLFLKHGASQYSPILCEVDKITTRLAGLEMIRTGTIAKGADICDFRYRKI; this comes from the coding sequence ATGAAGTATAAGTCCTTGATTTGGATAGGCATAGGGTACATTGTTCTCAAATGGTCGATTATTATTGGGGTGGCAGGATATCTCTATGAATCGGGTATTTGGAGCAATTGGTATATCCTTTTTGTCCCGCTAATAGGCCTTGTCCTTTTTGGGTTCGTAAAGAAGGTTTTCCTAAAAAAAGCCCATTTTCTTGGATACAGGAAATCCTTTTATAAAATTCTAAAATACTACTATCCACAACACTACAAATCCCTTTATAATCAAACTGAAAAGAAATTTGAGGAAATCTCAAAAGATGTTTCCTTTGCGGCCACTTCAAAAAATCCAATGGACAAGCGTTTGGACTTCTGTGCATTCTTTTTGGGTTTGATACAAGTGCTTGAAAAAAATGGGGAATCTTATCCACAGATCAAAGCGATAGCTATTGGAATTGCAGAGGACTATGTGAGGCCCAAAAACAGGATACAGGCCTATGTGAAGAAATTACCCGTAAAATTAATTGGAACAGTTCCTGGAAGATTTCTAGTTGGGAAACTGAACAAGAGAATTCAAACCAAAGGGCATGAAGACGGTTTCAGGGCCCATATTGTAACGGATGAAAAGGAAACCTTTGGTTTGGGATACGGTATAAACATCTCTGAATGTGGAATTTGCAAGCTGTTTCTAAAGCATGGAGCATCTCAATACAGTCCCATTCTCTGTGAAGTTGACAAGATTACGACCCGCCTGGCAGGTTTGGAAATGATCAGGACCGGGACCATTGCCAAGGGCGCGGACATTTGCGATTTTAGATATAGAAAAATCTGA